A window of Rhododendron vialii isolate Sample 1 chromosome 11a, ASM3025357v1 genomic DNA:
ATAATGCTAATTCCACCATTATTCTCCTCCATTCCACCGGAGTTGAAGATGTACCTAATACACCATCCTTATAAGTTTCCATAAAGTTGTTGCATAAATCGAAGAACAATACTACTCCAATTTATAATTACAACAATGGAATGAAACACAATTACTCCTATTCGTCATCGGAGTAATCAGATACTTCAGGGTCGGACGCATACTGTGGATCCCTCTTAATTCCTGTAATAGACTCTCTAGGGTCGAAGCCGTCCCTTTCAGCTTCCCTTACTTTCTTGACTATCAAGCCTTGACGAATTAGTCGCCTGCACATGGTAATCTCAAGCTGCAGCCTTTCGCACATGTCGTTATGGAGACAGTTTGGCCTTCTTCCGTCCATCATATGCGCTGACCATGCTTTAGGCACCTTAAGTAGGTACTTATGACATTTTGCTTCCAACTTGTTCCTATGTACAAACATATTAGGCCACTTAAGTAAATCACCGGCTTCACCCTCAAATGAAGATTGGTTCCAATCTAGTTTGAAATAAGCATCTTCAGTTGCATCGTATTGCACCAAAGGTTCGAAAAATGTTCGTTTGCCACGCCTGTCGTATGTAGCAAGCGTATAGTCCAATCTTGGCAGGAGACATTGATCTTCACGTGGATTTACCATTGGCGGTGGTGGTTCATTGGCTATCCTTGGCCACTTATGAAATGAATTGCGCGACATGACCCCGCGGTACCCACGCATAAGGTGTATGGAAAAAGCATCACGAGTCCTTGCTTTGTTGTCGGCCAACCAAGCATCCTTAACAGAAAGCTGTGATTGTCGACGATCGTCCCCTTCATCCATCTCACTTGCTTGTCGGAAACGATGGAAACGGGAGTTGTTCGACAGATCAACACGTGGGGGGTTTACTGGTGGCGGCACTTGGATTGGTAATCCACCATATTCGTCTATCGATCGTTCCACAATTTCCCCGTTTGTTGTGAGAACTCTCATAGTTCTTCTTTGAAGTAAACGATGCAGTTCATCATCTTGTACCGAACCAAAGGAAGGATGGATGTTCGGATGTTGAACAGGTGGGGGGGGGGTGCCCGTGCCCGTGTACGAGAACCAGAACCAGAACCAGAACCAGAACTCTCGCCCTTTTGTAGTCTTCTTCCAAAAGGCCAATTTGGATCCATATCGTAATTGTGAGGAATGATTCATCAATGGCCCAGCAAGTGTGTATATAGACAGGTAACTTAGTTGATTTGACCTTTCACTGGCCTCCTTGTCGTGTATATGGGCCAACTTATTTTCATAGTAAGAGCAAGTAAATATTACtgaaaaagtataatttttttcacaaagaCTACAACTTTGAATCACaaagaccaatttttttttttacataaccGTGGAGTATGAAATATTCATTGTGAGGCATTACATAACTGTGGAGTATGAAATATTCATTGTCGTAGGTGAGTTTGCTTATGTTATTATATAAATGTGGACTATGGAATATTACGTGTGAGCTATCCCTTATTCTATCTGCCATTTTCAAAGGGGCCCAGCGAAGAAGTCCAGTGAATCTTGTCAAAAATGTACCCTACCAATAAATTCCATAAAATATTGGTTTGTACATTAGGTAGATATGTTGAGAGTAGTGATATTTGAGAGAGTATGTTGGTAATGTTATTTATGAGCgtttgtgtatttatttttgtttttttgtgaaggCACATTGAAAGAAGTTTGAACAAAATCATGGACAAGTCAGACCCAAAATGGAAGGGCAAAGGCATTGCAGAATGTAGTTCGGGATCAGAAAGGGTACGTCATCGAAGGATTCCCTGACCAGCTGGTGTTGTTCAAGAAGCATTACATCACTGAAGGGAAGGGGAGGGTGTGTTCGTAATGACTACACAAGAAGTAGTTCATAGAGCCCTTACGATAGAGAGTGAGGACACTGATTTCATAGACAACCCAACGTTAATAAATATTGTAAAGGAAGGATACCTTCAGTTGAgttcaaatacaaaataatttATTCTAGAAAAAGAAGGCCCCAATCAAACAATTCAAACCCATTTATTTCTTTAATCCGTAGCCATATCAGTTtacatttggtttttttttcctgtatgAAGAGGACAATAATGAAGAGGTGCTAAGAACCAAGCCACCCTCCAAACCTTCTTGAAACATATCAAACATTGTGCAAGCACATAAGATTGAAAGCTTTGGTGTTACTCAAAATACAAAGAACCATTGATATGGCCTGTCACCACTAGAATTGAATTGAAGGCTTTGATGTTACTTAAAAATCCACTACAAAACCACCAATACGTAGGACAACCAAGTTGGCTATTAACTACCATGATTTCAACATATGACCATTACACTGTAAGTCTCAGCAATACTTGTAAGAGAGATAAGGGCTAATTACCGTACATgccaaaaaacaataaaaaagttCAATTAGTGGTACAAGCAATGAAGTGGAAACAATTAACAAATGGCATCCCAACCATGTGGTCGCGGCCTGCTTCACCAATAGTTGGATACCTACTTACCAACCTTTGCTGCCAacaaaatcaggaaaaaaattatgattagaAGATGTTAACAACCCTACAATTATGCAAGAATTTCAGAATGTGCAATTCCATAAATTTGAACATCAATTCCATAAATTTGAACATTACATCTGACGTCACATAGGAGTAAGTATGGCACAAACTGTACATATTTTTTCAGGTCGATGAATGTAGTTTCGAAATCAAAAATCAGTTTACGATTTCATCGAGCATAAATTTATGGCCATTTCCTCAACATGTGTTGGTGCAGTCAACAGTTCTTAAATTGAGTAATGCTACGTTCAGAATTTATATAGAATAAAATTccccaaaatcaaacaaacatggGTATTTCAATTCTGCAGAAATTGAAATATCTTTTCTCACTTCAACTACATACCAATACTGAAATTGTACTTCAAATCAATTATccaaagcatgtattgagcaaGTGTATGTGTGACATGTGGTAACATATGCTCCAACTCCtattaacaaataaaacaagTCAATAACCCACATGGTTAGCCTAAAATGCAACATAGCAGTAACTCTAAGCACAATTAAAGGCCAGGGGTATTACAAGTTACTAAGGATAAGGCAAAAGAGTTTGACTTTTGTGTGAGTGTACCTATCATCCTGGTATTGCGGATTGGCATGTGCTACGGTTGTGCCCTGGTTCGTGACAGCGGCTGTAAAAAACTGTGCCCTTATCTTGTGTCTGTGACTCAATCCTTCTTTTCTTCGGTCGGTCGGCCGGCCTTTTCACAATGGGGGGACGTAAAAAAGGATCAGTACAAGAGGCACTCATAACATTATTATCGTTCAGGTCATTGACTGCCAAAAATGATTCAGCACTAGGCATGTCATGCAACGACACTGGGGACATGGTATTCTCATATATCGCCATTTGCATCTCCCTTTTTAGAAAAGGATCCACCATATCGTAAATAGAAAAACCAGAGCTTTGAATAGCACGAGCAGCATAAGCGCAAGGAATTCCAGACATCTGCCAAGCAAGACAACTTCAACTACGTGGGATCAGCTTGACTGCATAAAGTCGCCTAGTGTCATTAGCGACAATGAACTTAGTCGGCGAGGAGTTACGATGCGTAAATTTTTGTGCATATTCTTGAGACTTCTTAATGTCATCCTTAATTTGTTTCCCAACTGGCAATTTCCATTTCCTAACCTCGATATGCTTACGAAGCAACAACTCAGTGGTCTTGGACACGTGTCCTGTCATAAATTGGATGATGTCCAATTCCCTTAATGGCAATAGCCAAGAATTGAAACATTCAGCCAAATTTGTGTACATCTTGTCCCATCTCTTGTAAGGGAAAAAAGCATTCGACCAGTGCTTTGGATTGTTATCTTCCACCCATTTTGAAAGATCAGGACAAATCCCATACAACTTGCCCAAATGAGACTTGAATGAGTCTTCGGTCCTTGCATACGCAAGATCATTAACCACCTTTAGAGCCGTGTTCCGTCTTTCAGCTTTCAACCCCTTTGAGCTAGCAGACTTGCTGAAGTTTTCCTTTAGGTGACGGAGACACCATGAATTACAATCCCCGCCAAAAACCTTAATTATACTACTCAACAAAGAAGTGTTCCGATCGGTGACCAACACAACTTGACGTCCTCCAATAACTTCCTTAAGATTAATCAAGAACCATAACCAGTCTTCATCATTCTCACTAGACACAATGGCATATGCTAGGGGGTACAACCCATCGTCCGCATCATGTGCACTAGCCGATATAACATGGCCCCGATAGTATCCAGTCAAGAAATATGCGTCCAATTTCAACACAGGCCTTAAATAACCTTTTCTGAATGCAGCAATAGAGCAACCATAAGAAACAAATAGTTGCTTAAACTTGCCTTCATTTGTCGACGTCCATATTGCTCTCGTGTTTGGTATGGCTTCAACAAGCCGTCGACACATCCATGGGACTAGGTGGAAAGTCATCGAAGGAGGTCCTGTGATGGCTTCCTTTGCCTTTTCTTTCGCCCTCCATCCTTGACTGTAATTCAGACAACATTGGAAGGTATGCTCAAAGTCCCTGCAAATATCCCTCGGCAAATATCCAGGCTTGTCCACAATTCGGTTCTTGAAAAGCAAGCCCACTTGTTTACTGCGAAAGGTCAACTTATAATTACTAGCATCTTCTACATTATGTAGGTGTTCATTCCTAAACATTATGATACGAACCAAATCAGTGGAACCCTCACATTTTGCCGTAAGCTTCCAAGGACACCCCACTACTTTACATACCAATCGGTAGTACGTTCTACTATTATCCAAGTAATTGAAGCTAAACTTGTTCGATGCAGCAAATAGTAGTACTGATTGCTTGAATAGGTCAGGGCTATCAAATAGTTGACCCTTCCAGGTTAATATCTCATTTGCATTTTCCGGCAAGTACGGTACCAACCCCATCTCTTGGCTAGAACTATTGGTTACCTGACTGGGAGAAGGTACTGCCACTGTTCCTCCAGGCGAGCTAATGTTGTGAGTGACCATCGATTCCCTAACAAAATATATGACATTGGTTATTcaaatgcaaacaaataaaTTGTAAGTGTTAAATTAAGATGAAACAACTCATCTAACCTTGTTGAATCGTAAAAGGTCGGGATattgtcattattttgtcctaTATCTTCTACGAACAAGTCGACATCATCTTCGTTCAGGTGGAACAACATTGCAACACCGTTGTCATCATTCAATGTTACATACTTTGTCTTGTCCCTCTTTGTGTTATAGAAGTACAATTTACCTTCCAAATTCATGTTAAGGGCACCACAAACCTTCTCACGTAACTCATTTATTTTACTTCCTTCCTCAAGTAGAACAGCTACACACGTCCCACCGTTGTACAAGAAGGTGCCATTGGCATTTAACTTTCGTTCCCCACTCCAGTAGCAAAAACCTGTCAATGTTTTCTTTTCCGCATTCTCCATAACCTAAAAAGAAAATGTACCTAATGTATTTAATTCATGACCCAACTTATGTACACCATAACACAACAAAGTTATTACATTTCGTGTCAAACCACACAGATATAGATACGACAATATTAGATTAACATACACAACCATTAACCGTGTCAACAATACACATACACAAAATATTACCAAGTTTGTAATTTACATCCAACAAATTACCAAGTTTGTAATTTACATCTTAACATTATGGCATTTCAACCCATGTAAGTCAACGAGGTAACGCAATTCCCTCATCCCTAaccccataattaaaaaaaatgcttccGCCTACAAGAACCAGCAGTGCCACGAGCAATTTCATCCAAATATTTATTTCCATTGTCCTAGCCtccttaattttctttctttcaattcTCTTCATCTCCTTAATCCTCCACTCATAAACTTGAGTCATGTTATCAAACTCTTTTGCCTTATCCTCATACTCTTGAGCCTTCTTCTCATACTCCTTGGCTTTGTCCTCAAAGAAGTTGGCTTTCTCTCGCATATACTTAATCTGGTCATACAACTTGCCTATCATTTCCTTTTGTTCAAGAATAACAGCCTTGCCACGCTTGCATATGGGATCATCAACCCATTCGAAGAAACTGCAACGGTTTGGATCCTACAAAGTATACCATCAAATGACActaaaccctctctctcctcaaagaATGAACTAAACAACAAGTGAACATAAACTTACCGGATATTTAGGACACCCAAGAAACCTCCTACCAGGATTCAAATCAGTTCCAGAAGGCTTCAAAACAACTTCATCACCACAATGGCACTTTCTCGTCAAACTACAACCTGAACTAACTGAACTCGAGGACATAGCCTTCAACAATGATCGAATACCATCAACCACAATTGTTATTTTAAAACTTCCCTAATCTAAGTCCATTTCCAcaatagttttttgttttccaccTTCCTATCGTCAATGTACAGTTGTCTAGGGAGAAAGTTTTTTAAGGAACACCAGTCTGGTGCATAGAGCGTAACAAAAGTTCTTATAAGGAGTTACATTAGGTAACTTAATAGAGTAACTATTATATTTTCAGCAAAAAAACATGTTACATGACTTGAACAAGAACCACATTTCATACATATCAACACACCTTTGTAAAGGGACAACCATTGAAATGAGTTAAAATATAAGTCACTGCCCTGGAGCATCCATTATTACATACAGAGCAACAAATTTTCTTACAAGGAGTAACATTAGGCAACTTAAAGAGCAAGTATTATATTTTCAGCAAAAAAACATGTTACATGACTTGAACAAGAACCACATTTCATATAGAGCCACACATCTTTTAAAATGGACAACACACATTGTATATTTCTGCTGTACAAACTACAATTTCCACGAAGGGGGATGGACGTAGGAAGGGAAAGTAACCTTATGCCAAATTAAGGTGATAGCCCAGAATCATCTCATGGCTACACTTAACAATAATTCCATCTCACCCTAAGAAATAGATAAGCATATATTAAAGGACTAACTCATAGTAATCTatatttccttctttctctcatcCATGGGTGTTTATATTATTAACTTCTCTTTTTAGACAGAGGCGTTGGTTATATTTTAATAGAGATCAAATTTCacaagaaaaaggcaaaaactAGAGTTTTT
This region includes:
- the LOC131306780 gene encoding uncharacterized protein LOC131306780 — translated: MSSSSVSSGCSLTRKCHCGDEVVLKPSGTDLNPGRRFLGCPKYPDPNRCSFFEWVDDPICKRGKAVILEQKEMIGKLYDQIKYMREKANFFEDKAKEYEKKAQEYEDKAKEFDNMTQVYEWRIKEMKRIERKKIKEARTMEINIWMKLLVALLVMENAEKKTLTGFCYWSGERKLNANGTFLYNGGTCVAVLLEEGSKINELREKVCGALNMNLEGKLYFYNTKRDKTKYVTLNDDNGVAMLFHLNEDDVDLFVEDIGQNNDNIPTFYDSTRESMVTHNISSPGGTVAVPSPSQVTNSSSQEMGLVPYLPENANEILTWKGQLFDSPDLFKQSVLLFAASNKFSFNYLDNSRTYYRLVCKVVGCPWKLTAKCEGSTDLVRIIMFRNEHLHNVEDASNYKLTFRSKQVGLLFKNRIVDKPGYLPRDICRDFEHTFQCCLNYSQGWRAKEKAKEAITGPPSMTFHLVPWMCRRLVEAIPNTRAIWTSTNEGKFKQLFVSYGCSIAAFRKGYLRPVLKLDAYFLTGYYRGHVISASAHDADDGLYPLAYAIVSSENDEDWLWFLINLKEVIGGRQVVLVTDRNTSLLSSIIKVFGGDCNSWCLRHLKENFSKSASSKGLKAERRNTALKVVNDLAYARTEDSFKSHLGKLYGICPDLSKWVEDNNPKHWSNAFFPYKRWDKMYTNLAECFNSWLLPLRELDIIQFMTGHVSKTTELLLRKHIEVRKWKLPVGKQIKDDIKKSQEYAQKFTHRNSSPTKFIVANDTRRLYAVKLIPRS